In Aliarcobacter faecis, a genomic segment contains:
- a CDS encoding cation diffusion facilitator family transporter yields MANCNFGLNDHKPFLGKGKEDNHHHNYDKEHKHNFVNNSSKQKFVFSTKKEEHIHSHNHTVSCGHEHGVCGHTHDHRSADKKVLKWALSITMITMFVEFFYGFLSNSLALISDAIHMFTHSFALIVSLVAIIIASKVAPISKTFGYYRIEVLAAFINGITIILSIIWIVYEAVERFLNPQVIDIKMAMIVAIIGLIVNIITGIILMQGDKDNINLKSAFIHMLSDALSSVAIIVGYIVIYYTSWYFIDIILAVLVSLVILKWAIDILKNSTNTLLESSPVDVKEVQEYIEKNEKVLELHDIHIWEITQDMYNMTAHVKIDKKDLQNYEEILNRINHNLKEKFKIVHTTFQFEW; encoded by the coding sequence ATGGCAAATTGTAATTTTGGATTAAATGATCATAAACCATTTTTAGGTAAAGGTAAAGAAGATAATCATCATCACAACTATGATAAAGAGCATAAACATAATTTTGTAAATAATTCTTCAAAGCAAAAATTTGTATTTAGTACAAAAAAAGAAGAGCATATACACTCTCATAATCATACCGTTAGTTGTGGTCATGAGCATGGAGTATGTGGACATACTCATGATCATAGAAGTGCAGATAAAAAAGTTTTAAAATGGGCTTTATCAATAACAATGATAACTATGTTTGTAGAGTTCTTTTATGGATTTTTATCAAACTCATTAGCTCTTATTTCAGATGCAATTCATATGTTTACACACTCTTTTGCTTTGATTGTTTCACTTGTTGCAATAATAATAGCAAGTAAGGTTGCACCGATTTCTAAAACTTTTGGCTATTATAGAATTGAAGTTTTAGCTGCTTTTATAAATGGAATAACTATTATTTTATCAATAATTTGGATAGTTTATGAAGCAGTTGAAAGATTTTTAAATCCTCAAGTTATTGATATAAAAATGGCAATGATTGTTGCAATAATTGGGCTTATTGTAAATATTATTACAGGTATTATTTTAATGCAAGGGGATAAAGATAATATAAATTTAAAATCAGCATTTATTCATATGTTAAGTGATGCTTTATCTTCGGTTGCAATTATTGTAGGTTATATTGTAATTTACTATACTTCTTGGTATTTTATAGATATTATTTTAGCAGTTTTAGTCTCTCTTGTAATTTTAAAATGGGCTATAGATATACTTAAAAACTCTACAAATACTCTACTTGAAAGCTCACCTGTTGATGTAAAAGAGGTTCAAGAATATATTGAAAAAAATGAAAAAGTTTTAGAGTTACATGATATTCATATTTGGGAGATTACTCAAGATATGTATAATATGACAGCTCATGTAAAAATAGACAAAAAAGATTTACAAAATTATGAAGAGATTTTAAATCGAATAAATCATAATTTAAAAGAGAAATTTAAAATAGTTCATACAACTTTTCAGTTTGAGTGGTAG
- a CDS encoding metal/formaldehyde-sensitive transcriptional repressor, translating into MAYCCDVERKKLQNRINRIHGQVHSLKNRFNDENLKLEDDPYEIIRQLTAIKGAVNGMINSYIEHFAKGHMIENIKNGSSADAEAQIDNLLEIIKVYGK; encoded by the coding sequence ATGGCATATTGTTGTGATGTAGAACGAAAAAAATTACAAAATAGAATAAATAGAATTCATGGGCAAGTTCATTCACTAAAAAATAGATTTAATGATGAAAACTTAAAATTAGAAGATGACCCTTATGAGATTATTAGGCAATTAACAGCAATTAAAGGTGCAGTAAATGGAATGATAAACTCATACATAGAACACTTTGCAAAAGGGCATATGATAGAAAATATTAAAAATGGAAGTTCTGCTGATGCAGAAGCACAAATAGATAATCTTTTAGAGATTATAAAAGTATATGGAAAATAA
- a CDS encoding helix-turn-helix domain-containing protein, translated as MSYNFTMDNLNEFMNLSSRKDCSIIFPKNIGQIICEKEIITNDILLFKTQTLSNENIAISQISKIEGLTINLCIDGKIKYKDNILKKTASFKKNDTYIRYLSDCDSTIILDKNQHARSLGIVIRNDFLEDNIWNAISYKKEDFIKSSLDFIFKNENSKNIKLAKELFYSPFHNGNLHNIYIQSKVLEIIYNELNDINRCFCVDKCSCEKVKLSKEDIDSLYKARDIILLTHDFPDLATLARKVALNEFKLKFGFKKIFNTTPGNMILEHKMIHAKQLLETSEFSIKEISTFVGYKYQQSFTNAFFQFFKVLPKDVMKTRKYYF; from the coding sequence ATGTCTTATAACTTCACTATGGATAATCTAAATGAGTTTATGAATTTATCTTCTAGAAAAGATTGTTCTATTATTTTTCCAAAAAATATTGGACAAATAATTTGTGAAAAAGAGATAATAACTAATGATATTTTACTTTTTAAAACACAGACTTTATCAAATGAAAATATAGCTATTTCTCAAATCTCAAAAATAGAAGGTCTTACAATAAATCTTTGTATAGATGGAAAAATTAAATATAAAGATAATATTCTTAAAAAAACAGCCAGCTTTAAAAAAAATGATACTTATATAAGATATTTAAGTGATTGTGATAGCACAATAATCTTAGATAAAAATCAACATGCAAGATCTTTAGGAATAGTTATAAGAAATGATTTTTTAGAAGATAATATTTGGAACGCTATTTCTTATAAAAAAGAAGATTTTATAAAATCTTCTTTAGACTTTATATTTAAGAATGAAAATTCAAAAAATATAAAATTGGCAAAGGAGCTGTTTTATTCACCTTTTCATAATGGTAATTTACATAATATTTATATTCAAAGTAAAGTTTTAGAGATAATTTATAATGAACTTAATGATATAAATAGATGTTTTTGTGTAGATAAATGTAGTTGTGAAAAAGTTAAATTATCAAAAGAGGATATAGACTCTTTATATAAAGCAAGAGACATTATTCTTTTAACTCATGATTTCCCTGATTTGGCAACTTTAGCTAGAAAAGTTGCATTAAATGAGTTTAAACTAAAATTTGGATTTAAAAAAATATTTAATACAACTCCAGGAAATATGATACTTGAACATAAAATGATTCATGCAAAACAACTTTTAGAAACTAGTGAATTTTCTATTAAAGAGATTTCAACCTTTGTTGGATATAAGTATCAACAAAGCTTTACTAATGCTTTTTTTCAATTTTTTAAAGTTTTACCAAAAGATGTTATGAAAACAAGAAAGTATTACTTTTAA
- a CDS encoding TonB-dependent receptor, whose translation MLKNKIFVSLFVSSLLIANENQTIKLDDITVSANKMEENIQDVPQSITVITQEDIEQKGIKNISDIAKEVPNMNLLNATNGAMVSFRGLNTSVFTNNNPVVIYVDGVPYYDRYDYNPSLADVEQIEVLRGPQGTLYGKDAIGAVVNIVTKAPKNEWHGTLGAEYGNDNTLNTKLNTSGAIIDNKLFAGINGSFNHTDGWIENHYPGMNKHANEKNDRKTSGFLLYKPTDNLSAKLTVADNYQKKYFMDGFSSDPSLDINSLKRKDAKNANFDIPAWDKTKVKSQALNLSYELEKIKIDSTTTHKKTDYDSEFDTDNRANTASDGLKQFNYTELDTYSQELKISSKNQDIKWVTGLYFDKEDRKQGPYGAEQLYFGAVYIGDAYSDSNSKTQAIFGQTMIPLGENFELTLGGRYQKIKKEIDVIAKSSWAGMPMPDVPYNAEKTWNTFLPKAALSYKINDNLTTYVSISKGYMPGGFNYYPSTSKEQDNTFEPQKSVNYEVGTKYIGDDFSLNTSIFRMNIEDIHVYKQLMGGTVFATSNAKKAHSQGIEVDGTYFLTDNLTIFGAVGLIQAKYDDYDNGTRKYDGEKIENTPSYTANLGISYLANNGIYGRLDFNAKGKTSYLDGANNDRLIRADGGIVSNAKIGYKFKDWDIYSYINNITNEDYVTSYMSKAGSSWVGFNDPRQFGIGAIYKF comes from the coding sequence GTGTTAAAAAATAAAATTTTTGTCTCTTTATTTGTAAGTTCATTACTTATTGCAAATGAAAACCAAACAATTAAACTTGATGATATAACAGTAAGTGCAAATAAAATGGAAGAAAATATTCAAGATGTTCCTCAAAGTATTACTGTGATTACTCAAGAAGATATAGAGCAAAAAGGAATTAAAAATATCTCTGATATAGCAAAAGAAGTTCCAAATATGAATTTATTAAATGCCACAAATGGAGCTATGGTTTCATTTAGAGGATTAAATACTTCTGTGTTTACAAATAATAATCCAGTTGTTATTTATGTAGATGGAGTTCCATATTATGATAGATATGATTATAATCCTAGCTTAGCAGATGTAGAACAAATAGAAGTTCTAAGAGGACCACAAGGAACACTTTATGGGAAAGATGCAATAGGAGCTGTTGTAAATATAGTTACAAAAGCCCCTAAAAATGAGTGGCATGGAACACTTGGAGCAGAGTATGGAAATGACAATACTTTAAATACAAAACTAAATACAAGTGGAGCAATAATAGATAATAAACTATTTGCTGGAATAAATGGCTCTTTTAATCATACTGATGGTTGGATAGAAAATCACTATCCAGGTATGAATAAACATGCCAATGAAAAAAATGATAGAAAAACAAGTGGATTTTTATTATATAAACCAACAGATAACCTATCTGCAAAACTAACAGTTGCAGATAACTATCAAAAAAAATATTTTATGGATGGATTTAGTTCAGACCCAAGTCTTGATATAAATAGTTTAAAACGAAAAGATGCCAAAAATGCAAACTTTGATATACCTGCTTGGGATAAAACAAAGGTAAAATCACAAGCTTTAAATCTATCTTATGAACTTGAAAAAATAAAAATTGATTCAACAACAACTCATAAAAAAACAGACTATGATTCAGAATTTGATACAGATAATAGAGCAAATACTGCAAGTGATGGATTAAAACAATTTAATTATACAGAACTTGATACTTACTCTCAAGAACTTAAGATTTCAAGTAAAAATCAAGATATAAAATGGGTAACTGGACTATATTTTGATAAAGAAGATAGAAAACAAGGTCCTTATGGTGCAGAACAACTCTATTTTGGAGCTGTTTATATAGGAGATGCTTATTCAGATTCAAATAGTAAAACACAAGCTATTTTTGGACAAACTATGATTCCATTAGGAGAAAATTTTGAATTAACTTTAGGTGGAAGATACCAAAAAATCAAAAAAGAGATAGATGTAATAGCTAAATCAAGCTGGGCAGGTATGCCAATGCCTGATGTACCATATAATGCTGAAAAAACTTGGAATACTTTTTTACCCAAAGCTGCTCTTTCATATAAAATCAATGATAACTTAACAACTTATGTTTCAATTTCAAAAGGTTATATGCCAGGAGGATTTAACTATTATCCTTCAACTTCAAAAGAACAAGACAATACTTTTGAACCACAAAAATCAGTAAATTATGAAGTTGGAACAAAATATATAGGAGATGATTTTTCTTTAAATACAAGTATTTTTAGAATGAATATAGAAGATATTCATGTTTATAAACAGCTTATGGGAGGAACTGTATTTGCTACTAGTAATGCTAAAAAAGCTCATTCTCAAGGTATAGAAGTTGATGGTACATACTTTTTAACTGATAATTTAACTATTTTTGGAGCAGTTGGATTAATCCAAGCAAAATATGACGATTATGATAATGGAACTAGAAAATATGATGGAGAAAAGATAGAAAATACTCCTTCTTACACAGCAAATTTAGGGATTTCATATTTAGCAAATAATGGAATCTATGGAAGATTAGATTTTAATGCAAAAGGGAAAACAAGTTATCTTGATGGAGCAAATAATGATAGATTAATTAGAGCAGATGGAGGAATAGTTTCAAATGCAAAAATTGGTTATAAATTCAAAGATTGGGATATTTATAGTTATATAAATAATATTACAAATGAAGATTATGTAACTTCATATATGTCAAAAGCTGGCTCTTCTTGGGTTGGATTTAATGATCCAAGACAGTTTGGAATTGGAGCAATTTATAAATTTTAA
- a CDS encoding ABC transporter ATP-binding protein yields the protein MKKEKQKRGLWAIISPVKFKIRIAMLMSSIGAISLILSLLLLSFALTHILLNTPLVIFGVELDLFNTILLLATLTILAFLARLGSFMVSHLGAFHLEQILRTKLSQHLATVPLGYIISNGSGALKKVVQDDVKTLHAFVADSTPMIAKSIIAPITTLIILLIIDYRFAIATLSVFILGWITMSFALKDSKVLRQKYEQSQSDINKAVIEFAQAMPVVRTFDDGTTSFKRYNDALIDYKNNLHHWMNVSAFSAKLGMIILSPLPTLIAVLITGIILLNFNSLELFAFISALFLSTGMADAMMPLMWINNHIKKSQTSALKIQEVLEVKSLEISKEPKDVKNFDIEFENVSFKYDNVDNYTLKDISFKVNQGNVTALVGPSGAGKSTVAKLIPRFWDVTSGAIKIDDINIKEISSETLMNTVSFVFQDTFLFQDTIYNNIKMANLNATDEEIINAAKAAQIHDFILSLPNGYETMAGDRGANLSGGQKQRITIARAILRNTPIIVLDEATAFADPENEEEIVKALANLTVNKTVIMIAHRLSTIKDSDQIIVFDEGKICEIGKHEELLKTKSVYSNLWSNYEKASLWNLEKGVDNE from the coding sequence ATGAAAAAAGAAAAACAAAAACGGGGACTTTGGGCTATTATATCACCTGTTAAATTTAAAATTCGAATAGCTATGTTAATGTCAAGCATTGGAGCAATAAGTTTAATTTTAAGCTTATTGCTTTTATCATTTGCATTAACTCATATTTTACTAAATACGCCTTTAGTTATATTTGGAGTTGAATTAGATTTGTTTAATACTATACTTTTATTAGCAACTTTAACTATCCTTGCCTTTTTAGCAAGATTGGGTAGTTTTATGGTCTCTCATTTAGGTGCTTTTCATTTAGAGCAAATATTACGAACAAAACTATCACAACATTTAGCAACTGTTCCTTTAGGATATATTATTTCAAATGGTTCAGGAGCTTTAAAAAAAGTAGTTCAAGATGATGTAAAAACTCTACATGCTTTTGTTGCAGATAGTACTCCTATGATTGCAAAAAGTATAATCGCACCAATTACTACTTTAATTATACTTTTAATTATTGATTATAGATTTGCTATTGCAACACTTAGTGTATTTATTCTAGGTTGGATTACTATGTCATTTGCCTTGAAAGATTCAAAAGTTTTAAGACAAAAGTATGAACAAAGCCAATCAGATATAAATAAGGCTGTTATTGAATTTGCACAAGCTATGCCTGTTGTAAGAACTTTTGATGATGGAACAACTTCATTTAAAAGATATAATGATGCTTTAATTGACTATAAAAACAATCTACATCATTGGATGAATGTAAGTGCTTTTAGTGCAAAACTTGGAATGATTATTCTAAGTCCGCTCCCTACTTTAATAGCTGTTCTAATCACAGGAATTATTCTTTTAAATTTTAATTCACTTGAACTATTTGCTTTTATTAGTGCTTTGTTTTTAAGTACAGGAATGGCAGATGCTATGATGCCACTTATGTGGATAAATAATCATATTAAAAAATCTCAAACTTCTGCACTTAAAATTCAAGAAGTTTTAGAAGTTAAATCTCTTGAAATATCAAAAGAGCCTAAAGATGTAAAAAACTTTGATATAGAGTTTGAAAATGTATCTTTTAAATATGACAATGTAGATAATTATACTTTAAAAGATATAAGTTTTAAAGTAAATCAAGGAAATGTAACAGCACTTGTTGGTCCTAGTGGTGCTGGGAAAAGTACTGTTGCTAAACTTATTCCTAGATTTTGGGATGTAACTAGTGGTGCTATAAAAATAGATGACATTAATATAAAAGAAATTTCTAGTGAAACTTTGATGAATACTGTTTCTTTTGTTTTTCAAGATACTTTTTTATTCCAAGATACAATTTATAACAATATCAAAATGGCAAATTTAAATGCAACAGATGAAGAGATTATAAATGCTGCAAAAGCAGCTCAAATTCATGATTTTATTTTAAGTTTACCTAATGGTTATGAAACAATGGCTGGGGATAGAGGGGCAAATCTTTCTGGTGGACAAAAACAAAGAATTACAATTGCAAGAGCAATTTTAAGAAATACTCCAATCATTGTACTTGATGAAGCAACAGCTTTTGCAGATCCTGAAAATGAAGAAGAGATAGTAAAAGCTTTAGCAAATTTAACTGTAAATAAAACAGTAATTATGATAGCTCATCGTCTTTCTACTATCAAAGATTCTGATCAAATAATAGTATTTGATGAAGGAAAAATTTGTGAAATTGGAAAACATGAAGAACTTTTAAAAACAAAAAGTGTTTATAGTAATCTTTGGAGTAATTATGAAAAAGCTAGTTTATGGAATCTAGAAAAAGGAGTAGATAATGAATAA